One stretch of Oligoflexus sp. DNA includes these proteins:
- a CDS encoding alpha/beta hydrolase — protein sequence MKHIAWAMGLLLFLSGTRAETFAASHYAKVNGLRMYYEIHGQGQPLVLLHGGGSSIQTTFGKVLPTLAKSYQIIAIEQQGHGHTADVDRPFRFESMADDTAELLRQLKIGKADIFGFSNGGTVALLLALRHPSQVKRLVLGSAIYSLDGIPKEIRESFKKPIGPQDIPAALREDYLKNAPQPDKLPLQIQKQMALLNSFEGIPESAMKTISVPTLLLFGDHDLRLEHLLDMHRLLPHSRMAVIPGGHGAYIGEATSPSNPDMIEATLNIVKSFLAEKLP from the coding sequence ATGAAACACATAGCCTGGGCCATGGGCCTGCTGCTTTTTCTGTCAGGCACCCGCGCTGAAACCTTCGCAGCCTCCCACTATGCGAAGGTCAACGGACTCCGCATGTATTATGAAATTCACGGGCAGGGTCAGCCGCTGGTCCTTCTGCATGGAGGCGGTTCATCCATTCAAACCACCTTCGGGAAAGTCCTTCCCACCTTGGCCAAAAGTTATCAGATCATCGCGATAGAACAGCAAGGGCATGGCCATACCGCGGATGTGGATCGGCCTTTCCGCTTTGAATCCATGGCCGATGATACAGCCGAGCTTTTGCGACAGCTTAAGATCGGCAAGGCGGATATTTTCGGCTTCAGCAATGGCGGGACTGTGGCTTTGCTGCTGGCTCTGCGGCATCCCTCGCAGGTGAAACGACTCGTCCTGGGTTCCGCCATCTATAGCCTGGACGGCATACCGAAAGAGATTCGGGAATCCTTCAAAAAGCCCATAGGCCCGCAGGATATACCGGCCGCCCTGCGCGAGGACTATCTGAAAAACGCGCCGCAGCCCGATAAGCTGCCGTTGCAGATTCAAAAACAGATGGCCCTTTTGAACTCGTTCGAGGGGATTCCAGAAAGCGCGATGAAGACCATCTCGGTTCCTACGCTTCTTTTATTCGGCGATCACGATCTTCGTCTGGAGCATCTTTTGGATATGCACCGGCTGCTTCCCCATTCGCGAATGGCGGTGATTCCTGGCGGTCATGGCGCATATATAGGCGAGGCGACGTCCCCATCCAACCCGGATATGATCGAGGCGACTTTAAATATCGTGAAATCGTTTCTGGCGGAAAAGCTGCCCTGA